Proteins encoded in a region of the Lemur catta isolate mLemCat1 chromosome 14, mLemCat1.pri, whole genome shotgun sequence genome:
- the MMS19 gene encoding MMS19 nucleotide excision repair protein homolog isoform X1, producing MAAVATLETAAPTGALWGLVHDFVMGQQEGPADQVAADVKSGSYTVLQVVEALGSSLENPEPRTRARGIQLLSQVLLQCHSLLLEKEVVHLILFYENRLKDHHLVIPSVLQGLRALSLCVALPPGLAVSVLKAIFQEVHVQSLPQVDRHTVYSIITNFMQTREEELKGLGADFTFGFIQVMDGEKDPRNLLVAFRIVHDLISRDYSLGPFVEELFEVTSCYFPIDFTPPPNDPYGIQREDLILSLRAVLASTPRFAEFLLPLLIEKVDSEILSAKLDSLQTLNACCAGYGQKELKDFLPSLWSSIRREVFQTASERVEAEGLAALHSLTACLSRSVLRADAEDLLDSFLSNILQDCRHHLCEPDMKLVWPSAKLLQAAAGASARACDHITSNVLPLLLEQFHKHSQSNQRRTILEMILGFLKLQQKWSYEDKDQRPLSGFKDQLCSLVFMALTDPSTQLQLVGIHTLTVLGAQPDLLSSGDLELAVGHLYRLSFLEEDSQSCRVAALEASGILATLYPAAFSSHLVPRLAEELRTGESDLTKGDGPTKCSRHLRCMQALSAVSTHPSIVKETLPLLLQHLWQVNKGNMVAQSSEVIAVCQSLQQVAEKCQQDPESCWYFHQTAIPCLLALAVQASMPEKEPSVLRKVLLEDEVLAAMVSVIGTATTHLSPELAAQSVTCIVPLFLDGNVSFLPENSFPSRFQPFQDGPSGQRRLVALLMAFVCSLPRNVEIPQLNQLMRELMELSCCHSCPFSSTAAAKCFAGLLNKHPAGQQLDEFLQLAVDKVEAGLGSGPYRSQAFTLLLWVTKALVLRYHPLSSCLTARLMGLLSDPELGPAAADGFSLLMSDCTDVLTRAGHAEVRIMFRQRFFTDNVPALVQGFHAAPQDVKPNYLKGLSHVLNRLPKPVLLPELPTLLSLLLEALSCPDCIVQLSTLSCLQPLLLEAPQVMSLHIDTLVTKFLNLSSSPSMAVRIAALQCMHALTRLPTPVLLPYKPQVIRALAKPLDDKKRLVRKEAVSARGEWFLLGSPGS from the exons ATGTGAAATCCGGCAGCTATACTGTGTTACAAGTGGTGGAAGCTCTTGG GTCCTCTCTAGAGAATCCAGAACCTCGAACTCGGGCACGAGGAATCCAGCTTTTGTCACAAGTGCTACTCCAGTGTCACTCCTTGCTCCTGGAGAAGGAAG TGGTACACCTGATCCTGTTCTATGAGAACCGGCTGAAGGACCATCATCTTGTGATCCCATCTGTCCTGCAGGGTCTGAGGGCCCTT agCCTATGTGTGGCCCTACCTCCAGGACTAGCTGTTTCTGTGCTTAAAGCCATCTTCCAGGAGGTGCATGTACAG TCCCTGCCACAGGTGGACCGACACACAGTCTACAGTATCATCACCAATTTTATGCAAACCCGGGAAGAAG AGCTAAAGGGCCTAGGAGCTGACTTCACCTTTGGCTTCATCCAGGTGATGGATGGGGAAAAGGATCCCCGTAATCTTCTGGTGGCCTTCCGCATCGTCCATGACCTAATCTCCAGGGACTATAGCTTGG GTCCCTTTGTGGAGGAGTTGTTTGAAGTGACATCCTGTTATTTCCCTATCGATTTTACCCCC CCACCCAATGATCCCTATGGTATCCAGAGAGAAGATCTCATCCTGAGTCTTCGAGCTGTGCTGGCGTCTACACCACGATTTGCTGAG TTCCTGCTGCCCCTGCTAATTGAGAAAGTGGATTCCGAGATTCTGAGTGCCAAGCTAGATTCTCTACAGACTCTG AATGCTTGCTGTGCTGGGTATGGACAGAAGGAACTGAAGGACTTCCTCCCCAGTCTTTGGTCTTCTATCCGCAGAGAG GTGTTCCAGACGGCAAGTGAGCGGGTGGAGGCAGAGGGCCTGGCGGCCCTCCACTCCCTGACTGCGTGTTTGTCTCGCTCTGTGCTGAGGGCTGATGCCGAGGACCTCCTTGACTCCTTCCTTAGCAACATCCTACAGG ACTGCAGGCACCATCTGTGTGAACCGGACATGAAACTGGTGTGGCCTAGTGCCAAACTGTTGCAGGCAGCTGCAGGTGCATCTGCCCGGGCCTGTGACCACATCACTAGCAACGTATTGCCTTTGCTGCTGGAACAGTTCCACAAGCACAGTCAG AGCAACCAGCGGCGGACAATCCTTGAAATGATCCTGGGTTTCTTGAAGCTGCAGCAGAAATGGAGCTATGAAGACAAAG ATCAAAGGCCTCTGAGTGGCTTCAAGGACCAGCTATGCTCACTGGTATTCATGGCCCTAACGGACCCCAGCACCCAACTTCAGCTTGTTGGCATCCATACACTCACAGTCTTGGGTGCCCAGCCAG ATCTGCTATCTTCTGGGGACCTGGAGCTGGCAGTAGGTCACCTATACAGActgagcttcctggaggaggattCCCAGAGTTG TAGGGTGGCAGCACTGGAAGCATCAGGAATCCTGGCCACTCTCTACCCTGCGGCCTTCAGCAGCCACCTAGTACCCAGGCTTGCTGAGGAGCTGCGCACAG GGGAATCAGATTTGACTAAAGGGGATGGGCCCACCAAATGCTCCCGGCATCTGCGCTGTATGCAAGCCTTGTCAGCTGTATCAACACATCCTAGCATTGTTAAGGAGACGCTGCCTCTGCTGCTGCAGCATCTCTGGCAGGTGAACAAAG GGAATATGGTTGCACAGTCCAGTGAAGTTATTGCTGTCTGTCAAAGCCTCCAACAGGTGGCGGAAAAATGCCAGCAGGACCCCGAGAGCTGCTGGTATTTCCACCAGACGGCCATACCTTGCCTGCTTGCCTTGGCTGTGCAGGCTTCCATGCCAG AGAAGGAGCCCTCAGTTCTGAGAAAAGTGCTGTTGGAGGATGAGGTCTTGGCTGCCATGGTATCTGTCATTGGTACTGCCACCACCCACCTAAGCCCTGA GTTAGCTGCCCAGAGTGTCACCTGCATTGTGCCCCTCTTCTTGGATGGCAACGTCTCCTTTCTGCCTGAAAACAGCTTCCCAAGCAGATTCCAGCCATTCCAG GACGGCCCCTCAGGGCAGAGGCGGCTGGTTGCACTGCTTATGGCCTTTGTCTGCTCCCTCCCTCGAAAT GTGGAAATCCCTCAGCTAAATCAACTCATGCGGGAACTTATGGAGCTGAGCTGCTGCCACAGCTGCCCCTTCTCCTCCACCGCTGCTGCCAAGTGCTTTGCAGGACTCCTCAACAAGCACCCTGCAG GGCAGCAGCTTGACGAATTCCTACAGCTGGCTGTGGACAAAGTGGAggctggcctgggctctgggccctATCGTAGTCAGGCCTTCACATTGCTCCTCTGG GTAACAAAGGCCTTAGTGCTTAGGTACCATCCTCTCAGCTCCTGCCTTACAGCCAGG CTCATGGGCCTCCTGAGTGATCCAGAACTAGGCCCAGCAGCAGCTGATGGCTTCTCACTGCTCATGTCTGACTGCACTGATGTGTTGACTCGTGCCGGCCATGCTGAAGTGCGGATCATGTTCCGCCAGCGGTTCTTCACAGATAATGTGCCTGCTTTGGTGCAGGGCTTCCACGCTGCTCCCCAAG ATGTGAAGCCAAACTACCTGAAGGGTCTGTCTCATGTACTTAACAGGCTGCCCAAGCCTGTGCTCTTGCCAGAGCTGCCCACA CTCCTTTCCTTGCTGCTGGAGGCCCTGTCCTGCCCTGACTGTATTGTACAGCTCTCCACCCTCAGCTGCCTTCAGCCTCTTCTACTGGAAGCACCCCAAGTCATGAGTCTTCACATTGACACCCTCGTCACCAAGTTTCTGAACCTCAGCTCTAGCCCTTCCATG GCTGTCCGGATCGCCGCACTGCAGTGTATGCACGCTCTCACTCGCCTGCCTACCCCCGTG CTGCTGCCGTACAAACCACAGGTGATCCGGGCCTTGGCCAAACCGCTGGATGACAAGAAGAGACTGGTGCGCAAGGAAGCAGTGTCAGCCAGAGGAGAGTG GTTTCTGCTGGGGAGCCCTGGTAGCTGA
- the MMS19 gene encoding MMS19 nucleotide excision repair protein homolog isoform X3, with protein MAAVATLETAAPTGALWGLVHDFVMGQQEGPADQVAADVKSGSYTVLQVVEALGSSLENPEPRTRARGIQLLSQVLLQCHSLLLEKEVVHLILFYENRLKDHHLVIPSVLQGLRALSLCVALPPGLAVSVLKAIFQEVHVQSLPQVDRHTVYSIITNFMQTREEELKGLGADFTFGFIQVMDGEKDPRNLLVAFRIVHDLISRDYSLGPFVEELFEVTSCYFPIDFTPPPNDPYGIQREDLILSLRAVLASTPRFAEFLLPLLIEKVDSEILSAKLDSLQTLNACCAGYGQKELKDFLPSLWSSIRREVFQTASERVEAEGLAALHSLTACLSRSVLRADAEDLLDSFLSNILQDCRHHLCEPDMKLVWPSAKLLQAAAGASARACDHITSNVLPLLLEQFHKHSQSNQRRTILEMILGFLKLQQKWSYEDKDQRPLSGFKDQLCSLVFMALTDPSTQLQLVGIHTLTVLGAQPDLLSSGDLELAVGHLYRLSFLEEDSQSCRVAALEASGILATLYPAAFSSHLVPRLAEELRTGESDLTKGDGPTKCSRHLRCMQALSAVSTHPSIVKETLPLLLQHLWQVNKGNMVAQSSEVIAVCQSLQQVAEKCQQDPESCWYFHQTAIPCLLALAVQASMPGRPLRAEAAGCTAYGLCLLPPSKWQQLDEFLQLAVDKVEAGLGSGPYRSQAFTLLLWVTKALVLRYHPLSSCLTARLMGLLSDPELGPAAADGFSLLMSDCTDVLTRAGHAEVRIMFRQRFFTDNVPALVQGFHAAPQDVKPNYLKGLSHVLNRLPKPVLLPELPTLLSLLLEALSCPDCIVQLSTLSCLQPLLLEAPQVMSLHIDTLVTKFLNLSSSPSMAVRIAALQCMHALTRLPTPVLLPYKPQVIRALAKPLDDKKRLVRKEAVSARGEWFLLGSPGS; from the exons ATGTGAAATCCGGCAGCTATACTGTGTTACAAGTGGTGGAAGCTCTTGG GTCCTCTCTAGAGAATCCAGAACCTCGAACTCGGGCACGAGGAATCCAGCTTTTGTCACAAGTGCTACTCCAGTGTCACTCCTTGCTCCTGGAGAAGGAAG TGGTACACCTGATCCTGTTCTATGAGAACCGGCTGAAGGACCATCATCTTGTGATCCCATCTGTCCTGCAGGGTCTGAGGGCCCTT agCCTATGTGTGGCCCTACCTCCAGGACTAGCTGTTTCTGTGCTTAAAGCCATCTTCCAGGAGGTGCATGTACAG TCCCTGCCACAGGTGGACCGACACACAGTCTACAGTATCATCACCAATTTTATGCAAACCCGGGAAGAAG AGCTAAAGGGCCTAGGAGCTGACTTCACCTTTGGCTTCATCCAGGTGATGGATGGGGAAAAGGATCCCCGTAATCTTCTGGTGGCCTTCCGCATCGTCCATGACCTAATCTCCAGGGACTATAGCTTGG GTCCCTTTGTGGAGGAGTTGTTTGAAGTGACATCCTGTTATTTCCCTATCGATTTTACCCCC CCACCCAATGATCCCTATGGTATCCAGAGAGAAGATCTCATCCTGAGTCTTCGAGCTGTGCTGGCGTCTACACCACGATTTGCTGAG TTCCTGCTGCCCCTGCTAATTGAGAAAGTGGATTCCGAGATTCTGAGTGCCAAGCTAGATTCTCTACAGACTCTG AATGCTTGCTGTGCTGGGTATGGACAGAAGGAACTGAAGGACTTCCTCCCCAGTCTTTGGTCTTCTATCCGCAGAGAG GTGTTCCAGACGGCAAGTGAGCGGGTGGAGGCAGAGGGCCTGGCGGCCCTCCACTCCCTGACTGCGTGTTTGTCTCGCTCTGTGCTGAGGGCTGATGCCGAGGACCTCCTTGACTCCTTCCTTAGCAACATCCTACAGG ACTGCAGGCACCATCTGTGTGAACCGGACATGAAACTGGTGTGGCCTAGTGCCAAACTGTTGCAGGCAGCTGCAGGTGCATCTGCCCGGGCCTGTGACCACATCACTAGCAACGTATTGCCTTTGCTGCTGGAACAGTTCCACAAGCACAGTCAG AGCAACCAGCGGCGGACAATCCTTGAAATGATCCTGGGTTTCTTGAAGCTGCAGCAGAAATGGAGCTATGAAGACAAAG ATCAAAGGCCTCTGAGTGGCTTCAAGGACCAGCTATGCTCACTGGTATTCATGGCCCTAACGGACCCCAGCACCCAACTTCAGCTTGTTGGCATCCATACACTCACAGTCTTGGGTGCCCAGCCAG ATCTGCTATCTTCTGGGGACCTGGAGCTGGCAGTAGGTCACCTATACAGActgagcttcctggaggaggattCCCAGAGTTG TAGGGTGGCAGCACTGGAAGCATCAGGAATCCTGGCCACTCTCTACCCTGCGGCCTTCAGCAGCCACCTAGTACCCAGGCTTGCTGAGGAGCTGCGCACAG GGGAATCAGATTTGACTAAAGGGGATGGGCCCACCAAATGCTCCCGGCATCTGCGCTGTATGCAAGCCTTGTCAGCTGTATCAACACATCCTAGCATTGTTAAGGAGACGCTGCCTCTGCTGCTGCAGCATCTCTGGCAGGTGAACAAAG GGAATATGGTTGCACAGTCCAGTGAAGTTATTGCTGTCTGTCAAAGCCTCCAACAGGTGGCGGAAAAATGCCAGCAGGACCCCGAGAGCTGCTGGTATTTCCACCAGACGGCCATACCTTGCCTGCTTGCCTTGGCTGTGCAGGCTTCCATGCCAG GACGGCCCCTCAGGGCAGAGGCGGCTGGTTGCACTGCTTATGGCCTTTGTCTGCTCCCTCCCTCGAAAT GGCAGCAGCTTGACGAATTCCTACAGCTGGCTGTGGACAAAGTGGAggctggcctgggctctgggccctATCGTAGTCAGGCCTTCACATTGCTCCTCTGG GTAACAAAGGCCTTAGTGCTTAGGTACCATCCTCTCAGCTCCTGCCTTACAGCCAGG CTCATGGGCCTCCTGAGTGATCCAGAACTAGGCCCAGCAGCAGCTGATGGCTTCTCACTGCTCATGTCTGACTGCACTGATGTGTTGACTCGTGCCGGCCATGCTGAAGTGCGGATCATGTTCCGCCAGCGGTTCTTCACAGATAATGTGCCTGCTTTGGTGCAGGGCTTCCACGCTGCTCCCCAAG ATGTGAAGCCAAACTACCTGAAGGGTCTGTCTCATGTACTTAACAGGCTGCCCAAGCCTGTGCTCTTGCCAGAGCTGCCCACA CTCCTTTCCTTGCTGCTGGAGGCCCTGTCCTGCCCTGACTGTATTGTACAGCTCTCCACCCTCAGCTGCCTTCAGCCTCTTCTACTGGAAGCACCCCAAGTCATGAGTCTTCACATTGACACCCTCGTCACCAAGTTTCTGAACCTCAGCTCTAGCCCTTCCATG GCTGTCCGGATCGCCGCACTGCAGTGTATGCACGCTCTCACTCGCCTGCCTACCCCCGTG CTGCTGCCGTACAAACCACAGGTGATCCGGGCCTTGGCCAAACCGCTGGATGACAAGAAGAGACTGGTGCGCAAGGAAGCAGTGTCAGCCAGAGGAGAGTG GTTTCTGCTGGGGAGCCCTGGTAGCTGA
- the MMS19 gene encoding MMS19 nucleotide excision repair protein homolog isoform X2: protein MAAVATLETAAPTGALWGLVHDFVMGQQEGPADQVAADVKSGSYTVLQVVEALGSSLENPEPRTRARGIQLLSQVLLQCHSLLLEKEVVHLILFYENRLKDHHLVIPSVLQGLRALSLCVALPPGLAVSVLKAIFQEVHVQSLPQVDRHTVYSIITNFMQTREEELKGLGADFTFGFIQVMDGEKDPRNLLVAFRIVHDLISRDYSLGPFVEELFEVTSCYFPIDFTPPPNDPYGIQREDLILSLRAVLASTPRFAEFLLPLLIEKVDSEILSAKLDSLQTLNACCAGYGQKELKDFLPSLWSSIRREVFQTASERVEAEGLAALHSLTACLSRSVLRADAEDLLDSFLSNILQDCRHHLCEPDMKLVWPSAKLLQAAAGASARACDHITSNVLPLLLEQFHKHSQSNQRRTILEMILGFLKLQQKWSYEDKDQRPLSGFKDQLCSLVFMALTDPSTQLQLVGIHTLTVLGAQPDLLSSGDLELAVGHLYRLSFLEEDSQSWVAALEASGILATLYPAAFSSHLVPRLAEELRTGESDLTKGDGPTKCSRHLRCMQALSAVSTHPSIVKETLPLLLQHLWQVNKGNMVAQSSEVIAVCQSLQQVAEKCQQDPESCWYFHQTAIPCLLALAVQASMPEKEPSVLRKVLLEDEVLAAMVSVIGTATTHLSPELAAQSVTCIVPLFLDGNVSFLPENSFPSRFQPFQDGPSGQRRLVALLMAFVCSLPRNVEIPQLNQLMRELMELSCCHSCPFSSTAAAKCFAGLLNKHPAGQQLDEFLQLAVDKVEAGLGSGPYRSQAFTLLLWVTKALVLRYHPLSSCLTARLMGLLSDPELGPAAADGFSLLMSDCTDVLTRAGHAEVRIMFRQRFFTDNVPALVQGFHAAPQDVKPNYLKGLSHVLNRLPKPVLLPELPTLLSLLLEALSCPDCIVQLSTLSCLQPLLLEAPQVMSLHIDTLVTKFLNLSSSPSMAVRIAALQCMHALTRLPTPVLLPYKPQVIRALAKPLDDKKRLVRKEAVSARGEWFLLGSPGS from the exons ATGTGAAATCCGGCAGCTATACTGTGTTACAAGTGGTGGAAGCTCTTGG GTCCTCTCTAGAGAATCCAGAACCTCGAACTCGGGCACGAGGAATCCAGCTTTTGTCACAAGTGCTACTCCAGTGTCACTCCTTGCTCCTGGAGAAGGAAG TGGTACACCTGATCCTGTTCTATGAGAACCGGCTGAAGGACCATCATCTTGTGATCCCATCTGTCCTGCAGGGTCTGAGGGCCCTT agCCTATGTGTGGCCCTACCTCCAGGACTAGCTGTTTCTGTGCTTAAAGCCATCTTCCAGGAGGTGCATGTACAG TCCCTGCCACAGGTGGACCGACACACAGTCTACAGTATCATCACCAATTTTATGCAAACCCGGGAAGAAG AGCTAAAGGGCCTAGGAGCTGACTTCACCTTTGGCTTCATCCAGGTGATGGATGGGGAAAAGGATCCCCGTAATCTTCTGGTGGCCTTCCGCATCGTCCATGACCTAATCTCCAGGGACTATAGCTTGG GTCCCTTTGTGGAGGAGTTGTTTGAAGTGACATCCTGTTATTTCCCTATCGATTTTACCCCC CCACCCAATGATCCCTATGGTATCCAGAGAGAAGATCTCATCCTGAGTCTTCGAGCTGTGCTGGCGTCTACACCACGATTTGCTGAG TTCCTGCTGCCCCTGCTAATTGAGAAAGTGGATTCCGAGATTCTGAGTGCCAAGCTAGATTCTCTACAGACTCTG AATGCTTGCTGTGCTGGGTATGGACAGAAGGAACTGAAGGACTTCCTCCCCAGTCTTTGGTCTTCTATCCGCAGAGAG GTGTTCCAGACGGCAAGTGAGCGGGTGGAGGCAGAGGGCCTGGCGGCCCTCCACTCCCTGACTGCGTGTTTGTCTCGCTCTGTGCTGAGGGCTGATGCCGAGGACCTCCTTGACTCCTTCCTTAGCAACATCCTACAGG ACTGCAGGCACCATCTGTGTGAACCGGACATGAAACTGGTGTGGCCTAGTGCCAAACTGTTGCAGGCAGCTGCAGGTGCATCTGCCCGGGCCTGTGACCACATCACTAGCAACGTATTGCCTTTGCTGCTGGAACAGTTCCACAAGCACAGTCAG AGCAACCAGCGGCGGACAATCCTTGAAATGATCCTGGGTTTCTTGAAGCTGCAGCAGAAATGGAGCTATGAAGACAAAG ATCAAAGGCCTCTGAGTGGCTTCAAGGACCAGCTATGCTCACTGGTATTCATGGCCCTAACGGACCCCAGCACCCAACTTCAGCTTGTTGGCATCCATACACTCACAGTCTTGGGTGCCCAGCCAG ATCTGCTATCTTCTGGGGACCTGGAGCTGGCAGTAGGTCACCTATACAGActgagcttcctggaggaggattCCCAGAGTTG GGTGGCAGCACTGGAAGCATCAGGAATCCTGGCCACTCTCTACCCTGCGGCCTTCAGCAGCCACCTAGTACCCAGGCTTGCTGAGGAGCTGCGCACAG GGGAATCAGATTTGACTAAAGGGGATGGGCCCACCAAATGCTCCCGGCATCTGCGCTGTATGCAAGCCTTGTCAGCTGTATCAACACATCCTAGCATTGTTAAGGAGACGCTGCCTCTGCTGCTGCAGCATCTCTGGCAGGTGAACAAAG GGAATATGGTTGCACAGTCCAGTGAAGTTATTGCTGTCTGTCAAAGCCTCCAACAGGTGGCGGAAAAATGCCAGCAGGACCCCGAGAGCTGCTGGTATTTCCACCAGACGGCCATACCTTGCCTGCTTGCCTTGGCTGTGCAGGCTTCCATGCCAG AGAAGGAGCCCTCAGTTCTGAGAAAAGTGCTGTTGGAGGATGAGGTCTTGGCTGCCATGGTATCTGTCATTGGTACTGCCACCACCCACCTAAGCCCTGA GTTAGCTGCCCAGAGTGTCACCTGCATTGTGCCCCTCTTCTTGGATGGCAACGTCTCCTTTCTGCCTGAAAACAGCTTCCCAAGCAGATTCCAGCCATTCCAG GACGGCCCCTCAGGGCAGAGGCGGCTGGTTGCACTGCTTATGGCCTTTGTCTGCTCCCTCCCTCGAAAT GTGGAAATCCCTCAGCTAAATCAACTCATGCGGGAACTTATGGAGCTGAGCTGCTGCCACAGCTGCCCCTTCTCCTCCACCGCTGCTGCCAAGTGCTTTGCAGGACTCCTCAACAAGCACCCTGCAG GGCAGCAGCTTGACGAATTCCTACAGCTGGCTGTGGACAAAGTGGAggctggcctgggctctgggccctATCGTAGTCAGGCCTTCACATTGCTCCTCTGG GTAACAAAGGCCTTAGTGCTTAGGTACCATCCTCTCAGCTCCTGCCTTACAGCCAGG CTCATGGGCCTCCTGAGTGATCCAGAACTAGGCCCAGCAGCAGCTGATGGCTTCTCACTGCTCATGTCTGACTGCACTGATGTGTTGACTCGTGCCGGCCATGCTGAAGTGCGGATCATGTTCCGCCAGCGGTTCTTCACAGATAATGTGCCTGCTTTGGTGCAGGGCTTCCACGCTGCTCCCCAAG ATGTGAAGCCAAACTACCTGAAGGGTCTGTCTCATGTACTTAACAGGCTGCCCAAGCCTGTGCTCTTGCCAGAGCTGCCCACA CTCCTTTCCTTGCTGCTGGAGGCCCTGTCCTGCCCTGACTGTATTGTACAGCTCTCCACCCTCAGCTGCCTTCAGCCTCTTCTACTGGAAGCACCCCAAGTCATGAGTCTTCACATTGACACCCTCGTCACCAAGTTTCTGAACCTCAGCTCTAGCCCTTCCATG GCTGTCCGGATCGCCGCACTGCAGTGTATGCACGCTCTCACTCGCCTGCCTACCCCCGTG CTGCTGCCGTACAAACCACAGGTGATCCGGGCCTTGGCCAAACCGCTGGATGACAAGAAGAGACTGGTGCGCAAGGAAGCAGTGTCAGCCAGAGGAGAGTG GTTTCTGCTGGGGAGCCCTGGTAGCTGA